In Gaiellales bacterium, a single genomic region encodes these proteins:
- a CDS encoding calcium-binding protein, with translation MRARIRIIDAGTRVKVVLPLALAAAAFAAPSTAQAATATCHGHRATIVGTNGANTIVGTSGRDVIVAKRGNDTIRARGGNDLICAGAGRDHVFGGKGSDTVFGGRGSDDIQGGDGADTVNAGEGNDDVQGDDGNDTILGDDGNDTLDGNNGDDVIEGGAGDDNEQGDEGSDELRGGSGSDELHGGTGSDDLCGGRGDDDEQGDEGSDTISDDQGNDVEDGGSGDDTVDGVDDNQQ, from the coding sequence GTGAGGGCGAGAATCAGGATCATCGATGCGGGCACGCGGGTGAAGGTCGTGCTGCCGCTGGCGCTGGCGGCAGCCGCGTTCGCGGCGCCGAGCACCGCGCAGGCCGCAACGGCGACGTGCCACGGGCACCGAGCGACGATCGTCGGCACGAACGGGGCAAACACGATCGTCGGCACGTCGGGCCGCGACGTGATCGTCGCCAAGCGCGGGAACGACACGATCCGTGCACGCGGCGGGAACGACCTGATCTGCGCGGGTGCGGGAAGGGACCACGTGTTCGGCGGCAAGGGCTCGGACACCGTCTTCGGCGGCCGCGGCAGTGACGACATCCAGGGCGGCGACGGCGCCGATACGGTGAACGCCGGTGAAGGCAACGACGACGTCCAGGGCGACGACGGCAACGACACGATCCTCGGTGACGACGGCAACGACACGCTCGACGGCAACAATGGCGACGACGTCATCGAGGGCGGCGCGGGCGACGACAACGAGCAGGGCGACGAGGGCAGCGACGAGCTGCGTGGCGGATCGGGCAGCGACGAGCTGCACGGCGGCACCGGATCGGACGACCTCTGCGGCGGCCGCGGCGATGACGACGAGCAGGGCGACGAGGGCAGCGACACCATCAGCGACGACCAGGGCAACGACGTCGAGGATGGCGGCTCGGGCGACGACACGGTCGACGGAGTCGACGACAACCAGCAGTAG